In one window of Clavelina lepadiformis chromosome 4, kaClaLepa1.1, whole genome shotgun sequence DNA:
- the LOC143453151 gene encoding uncharacterized protein LOC143453151, with protein sequence MENSTEKKEKTLDSINSRFRHDVLAWLLSMVYIVAVLGAMWAWGIAEGWNAQSGYYYEEINNTRVRFLPEPTYCNETLPGRSGSGCTSTWYFWKLPLEQVTVLSRAMVWLFYCLHQIFVWGLIYRAQLINSFKSKRKTPSKYSTDLKWFNWLLLFVNAFFHLIHLVQTHWTYDATAQDVAISSSQGSVIMMLCFVLLMEYRDRGIVLMWPNPKSDDRVAKYLRLSPGPVQLIRKYHGFAFSWATIYTFWYHPMENTWGHTLGFFHTAIVLLQGSLIYTDMHLNRYWRLLNEMWVLIHGTVIAIQTSNPDATGTSPWPIFAFGFGFMLAFTQIFGLPFWKKISPYFRIIPVLIFFGVVAALCGTVIDGKNGESGFSRMYEMFFIPAEEYLMFFLSWLFLFIFIKIEASVKASRGNFTEEPEISATKQALYLCGVIFVYAMLILGSYLTRYVAGDLILLMIIFVFFFSLAVCITVMLFKQIMGPFRILIKNQAVSDSTVSADDSVVKDVDHCNDAYVSEKF encoded by the exons ATGGAAAACTCAACTGAGAAAAAGGAGAAAACACTTG ACTCGATAAACTCGCGATTTAGGCATGACGTTCTTGCCTGGTTATTATCGATGGTATATATCGTGGCTGTACTTGGAGCAATGTGGGCATGGG GCATTGCTGAAGGATGGAATGCACAATCCGGCTATTACTAcgaagaaataaataatactAGAGTTCGATTCTTGCCTGAACCTACGTACTGCAACGAAACCCTTCCAG GTAGATCTGGTTCTGGATGCACTTCGACCTGGTATTTCTGGAAACTTCCACTTGAACAAGTAACTGTTTTAAGCCGAGCCATGGTCTGGTTGTTTTATTGCcttcatcaaatttttgtttggggTCTGATCTATAGAGCCCAGCTAATTAACAGCTTCAAGAGCAAAAGGAAAACCCCCTCAAAATACAG CACCGATCTAAAATGGTTTAACTGGTTACTTCTTTTTGTCAACGCCTTTTTCCACTTAATACACCTTGTGCAAACTCACTGGACATACGACGCCACTGCACAAGATGTTGCTATTTCATCTTCACAA GGTTCAGTGATTATGATGTTGTGTTTCGTGTTGCTCATGGAATATCGTGATCGTGGAATTGTGCTTATGTGGCCCAACCCAAAGTCAGATGACAGAGTCGCTAAATATTTAAGATTAAGTCCTGGTCCTGTTCAGCTTATTAGAAA GTACCACGGGTTTGCTTTCTCATGGGCAACTATTTACACTTTTTGGTATCATCCAATGGAAAACACCTGGGGTCACACGCTTGGATTTTTCCATACGGCCATAGTGCTTTTGCAAGGAAGTCTTATTTACACAGATATGCATTTAAATAG ATACTGGCGCCTCCTCAACGAAATGTGGGTTCTAATCCACGGCACGGTAATTGCGATACAAACCAGCAATCCTGATGCAACGGGCACTAGCCCTTGGCCTATCTTTGCATTTGGATTCGGCTTTATGTTAGCGTTTACTcag ATATTTGGCTTACCATTTTGGAAAAAGATTTCCCCTTACTTTCGCATAATTCCAGTCCTAATTTTCTTTGGAGTTGTGGCCGCACTTTGTGGCACAGTAATTGATGGGAAAAATGGTGAAAGCGGATTTAGTAGGATGTACGAAATGTTTTTCATTCCTGCTGAAGAGTACCTAATGTTCTTTTTGTCTTGGCTCTTTTTGTTCATCTTCATCAAAATAGAAGCCTCTGTCAAAGCAAGCCGTGGAAATTTCACCGAAGAACCTGAAATTTCGGCAACAAAGCAAGCTTTATACTTGTGTGGAGTTATCTTTGTATATGCAATGTTAATATTAGGATCATACTTAACTCGATATGTTGCCGGGGACCTGATACTGTTAATGATTATATTTGTCTTTTTCTTCTCGTTGGCGGTATGCATAACGGTAATGTTATTCAAGCAAATAATGGGACCATTTAGGATCCTTATCAAAAACCAAGCGGTAAGTGATAGCACTGTAAGTGCTGATGATAGCGTAGTGAAAGACGTAGACCATTGTAACGACGCATATGTTTCTGAAAAGTTTTGA
- the LOC143451324 gene encoding peroxisomal 2,4-dienoyl-CoA reductase [(3E)-enoyl-CoA-producing]-like codes for MFSELASAMFVSRCRRHVITGFIYSSAYKRNFLNFSWQKKVASSIMARSLTNEVVTDDCLQDYNYIFKPDILKNKVAFITGGGSGIGFRITEILMRHGCRTAIASRKLERVQEAAQKLTQATGVECLPLCMDVRDPQQVQTVVDDILSNYGRIDVLVNNAAGNFLCPAENLSYNAFKTVMEIDTMGTFNVSKAVFEKYFNRNGGNIINITATLAYKGNAMQTHAGSAKAAIDAMTKHLAVEWGSKGVRVNSVAPGPIGGTEGMKRLGGKSELAETYKTSIPLQRWGLKTEIADSCLYLVSDAASFVTGTVLVVDGGSWLTSANDPNMMEKILKSGM; via the exons atgttttccGAGTTGGCAAGCGCTATGTTTGTGTCAAGATGCAGACGTCATGTAATCACAGGTTTTATTTACTCATCAGCGTacaaaagaaactttttaaatttttcctgGCAAAAGAAAGTCGCTTCGAGTATTATGGCAAGAAGTTTAACAAATGAAGTTGTTACTGATGATTGTTTGCAGGACTACAATTATATTTTCAAACCGGACATACTGAA AAACAAAGTTGCATTTATCACTGGAGGGGGTTCAGGAATCGGATTTCGTATCACTGAAATCTTGATGAG ACATGGCTGTAGGACAGCTATTGCTAGCAGAAAGTTAGAACGAGTTCAAGAGGCAGCTCAGAAACTTACTCAGGCAACTGGTGTGGAATGTTTGCCACTTTGTATGGATGTGAGAGAT CCACAACAAGTGCAGACTGTtgttgatgacattttatcaaactatGGAAGGATTGATGTCCTTGTTAATA ATGCTGCTGGAAATTTCCTTTGTCCAGCTGAAAATTTATCCTACAATGCATTTAAAACGGTTATGGAAATAGACACAATGGGAACTTTCAACGTATCTAAAGCAGTattcgaaaaatattttaat AGAAATGGAGGGAACATAATCAATATCACAGCAACTCTGGCGTATAAGGGCAATGCAATGCAAACTCATGCTGGTAGTGCAAAAGCTGCCATAG aTGCCATGACTAAGCACTTGGCTGTCGAGTGGGGCAGCAAAGGTGTTCGGGTAAATAGTGTTGCTCCGGGTCCTATTGGTGGAACTGAAGGAATGAAAAGATTGG GCGGCAAAAGTGAACTTGCTGAAACATATAAAACGTCTATTCCTTTGCAAAGATGGGGACTGAAAACTGAAATAGCTGATAGCTGCTTGTACTTGGTTAGTGATGCCGCGTCTTTCGTCACCGGAACCGTTTTGGTTGTTGATGGAGGTTCGTGGTTAACTTCCGCCAATGACCCGAACATGATGGAAAAAATACTCAAAAGCGGAATGTGA